From Cricetulus griseus strain 17A/GY chromosome 1 unlocalized genomic scaffold, alternate assembly CriGri-PICRH-1.0 chr1_0, whole genome shotgun sequence, a single genomic window includes:
- the Itga10 gene encoding integrin alpha-10 isoform X2 — MARLSVPHLFLSLVLLAGLCSPFNLDEHHPRLFTGPPEAEFGYSVLQHVGGGQRWMLVGAPWDGPSGDRRGDVYRCSIGGSHSAPCAKGHLGDYQLGNSSQPAVNMHLGMSLLETHGDGGFMACAPLWSRACGSSVFSSGICAHVDASFQPRGSLAPTAQRCPTYMDVVIVLDGSNSIYPWSEVQTFLRRLVGRLFIDPEQIQVGLVQYGESPVHEWSLGDFRTKEEVVRAARNLSRREGRETRTAQAIMVACTEGFSQSRGGRPEAARLLVVVTDGESHDGEELPAALKACEAGRVTRYGIAVLGHYLRRQRDPSTFLREIRDIASDPDERFFFNVTDEAALTDIVDALGDRIFGLEGSRGENESSFGLEMSEIGFSIHRLQDGILFGMVGAYDWGGSVLWLEEGRRLFPPRTALEDEFPPALQNHAAYLGYSVSSMLLPGGRRLFLSGAPRFRHRGKVIAFQLKKDGALRVAQSLQGDQIGSYFGSELCPLDTDRDGITDVLLVAAPMFLGPQNKETGRVYVYVVGQQILLMLQGTLQPEHSQDSRFGFAMAALPDLNQDGFADVAVGAPLEDGHQGALYLYHGTQTGIRPHPTQRIAAVSMPQTLRYFGRSVDGRLDLDGDDLVDVAVGAHGAAILLSSQPIIHLLPTLDVVPPHISVVQKDCRRRGQEAACLTATLCFRVTSHTRGRWDRRFYIRFSASLDEWAAGARAAFDGSGQRLSPQQLQLSVGNVTCERLHFHVLETSDYLRPVALTVTFALDNTTKPGPVLDEGSPTSIRKLVPFSKDCGTDDECITDLVLQAHMDIRGSRKSPFVVHGGRQKLLVSATLENKKENAYNTSLSLRFSRNLHLASLTPQRAKSVRVECSVPSPHARECIVGHPVFQAGAKVTFLLEFEFSCTFLLGQVLVRLTASSSSLERNETLQDNTVQTSAFIRYEPHLMFSSESTLHRYEVHPYRTLPVGPGPEFKTTLRVQNLGCHMVSGLIISALLPAVAHGGNYFLSLSQVITSNASCTVQNLTEPPGPAVHPEELQHTSRLNGSNTQCQVVRCHLGQLAKGTEISVGLLRLVHNEFFRRAKFKSLTVVSTFKLETENGSVLQLTEASSGSESLLEVIQSRTTLISLWILIGSVLGGLLLLALLVFCLWKLGFFARKKIPKEEQTDEKLEQ; from the exons ATGGCGCGCCTCTCCGTCCCTCACCTGTTCTTGTCCCTGGTGTTGCTGGCAG GTCTCTGCTCCCCATTTAATCTGGATGAGCATCACCCACGCCTATTCACAGGGCCACCAGAGGCTGAATTTGGATACAGCGTCTTACAGCATGTTGGGGGTGGACAGCGATG GATGCTGGTGGGCGCCCCTTGGGATGGGCCTTCAGGTGACCGGCGGGGGGATGTTTATCGCTGCTCTATAGGGGGATCCCACAGTGCCCCATGTGCCAAGGGCCACCTGG GTGACTATCAACTGGGAAATTCATCTCAGCCTGCCGTGAATATGCACCTCGGCATGTCTCTGCTAGAGACACATGGTGATGGGGGATTTATG GCCTGTGCCCCTCTCTGGTCGCGTGCTTGTGGCAGCTCTGTCTTCAGTTCTGGAATATGTGCCCATGTGGATGCTTCATTTCAGCCCCGGGGAAGCCTGGCACCTACTGCCCAAC GCTGTCCTACATACATGGATGTCGTCATTGTTTTGGATGGCTCCAATAGTATCTATCCCTGGTCTGAGGTCCAGACATTCCTTCGGAGGCTGGTAGGGAGGCTGTTTATTGATCCGGAGCAGATACAg GTAGGACTGGTACAGTATGGGGAGAGCCCTGTGCACGAGTGGTCCCTGGGAGATTTCCGAACCAAGGAAGAAGTTGTGAGAGCAGCAAGAAACCTGAGTCGGCGGGAGGGGCGAGAAACGAGAACTGCCCAAGCAATAATGGTGGCATG CACAGAAGGGTTCAGTCAGTCCCGGGGGGGCCGACCTGAGGCTGCAAGGCTGCTTGTGGTTGTCACTGATGGAGAATCCCATGATGGAGAGGAGCTTCCAGCAGCACTAAAGGCCTGTGAGGCTGGGAGAGTAACACGTTATGGGATTGCG gtccttggtcACTATCTCCGGCGACAGAGAGACCCCAGCACTTTTCTTCGGGAAATCAGAGACATTGCTAGTGATCCAGATGAGCGCTTCTTCTTCAACGTCACAGATGAGGCCGCACTGACAGACATTGTGGATGCATTGGGAGACCGAATTTTTGGTCTTGAAG GGTCCCGTGGAGAAAATGAAAGCTCCTTTGGACTAGAAATGTCTGAGATTGGCTTCTCCATCCACCGGCTGCAG GATGGGATTCTCTTTGGGATGGTGGGGGCCTATGACTGGGGGGGCTCGGTACTGTGGCTTGAAGAAGGTCGCCGCCTTTTCCCCCCACGAACGGCCCTAGAAGATGAGTTTCCCCCTGCATTGCAGAACCATGCAGCCTATCTGG GTTACTCTGTTTCCTCCATGCTTCTGCCCGGTGGACGTCGCCTCTTTCTCTCCGGGGCACCGAGGTTTAGACATCGAGGAAAAGTCATTGCCTTCCAGCTAAAGAAAGATGGGGCTCTGAGGGTCGCCCAGAGCCTCCAGGGGGATCAG ATTGGCTCATACTTCGGCAGTGAGCTCTGCCCATTGGATACAGACAGAGATGGGATAACTGATGTCTTACTTGTGGCGGCCCCGATGTTCCTGGGTCCCCAGAACAAAGAGACTGGacgtgtttatgtgtatgtagtaGGTCAG CAAATTTTGCTGATGCTCCAAGGAACTCTTCAGCCAGAACACTCCCAGGACTCTCGATTCGGCTTTGccatggctgctcttcctgatCTGAACCAAGATGGTTTCGCTGATGTGGCTGTGGGGGCACCCCTCGAGGATGGGCACCAGGGAGCACTGTACCTGtatcatggaacccagactggaATCAGGCCCCATCCTACCCAG cGGATTGCTGCTGTATCCATGCCACAGACCCTCCGCTACTTTGGCCGAAGTGTGGATGGCCGGCTAGATCTGGACGGAGATGATCTTGTAGATGTTGCTGTGGGCGCCCATGGAGCAGCCATCCTGCTCAG CTCCCAGCCCATCATACACCTGCTTCCAACCCTGGATGTGGTGCCACCCCACATCAGCGTGGTTCAGAAGGACTGTAGGCGAAGAGGCCAGGAAGCGGCCTGCCTGACTGCAACCCTGTGCTTCCGAGTGACCTCTCACACTCGTGGGCGCTGGGATCGCAGATTCT ATATACGGTTCTCAGCATCACTGGATGAGTGGGCAGCTGGGGCACGTGCAGCGTTTGATGGCTCTGGCCAGCGGCTGTCCCCTCAGCAGCTCCAGCTCAGTGTAGGGAATGTCACTTGTGAACGGCTGCACTTCCATGTACTG GAGACATCAGATTACCTCCGGCCAGTGGCCttgactgtgacctttgccttgGACAACACCACAAAGCCCGGGCCTGTGCTGGATGAGGGATCACCCACCTCTATCAGAAAGCTG GTCCCCTTCTCAAAAGACTGTGGAACTGACGATGAATGTATCACAGACCTGGTGCTTCAAGCTCATATGGACATCAGGGGCTCCAG GAAGTCCCCATTTGTGGTTCACGGTGGCAGACAGAAACTGCTGGTGTCGGCAACCCTGGAGAACAAGAAGGAAAATGCCTACAACACTAGCCTGAGTCTCAGGTTCTCTAGAAACCTCCACCTGGCCAGTCTTACTCCTCAG AGGGCCAAATCAGTGAGGGTGGAATGTTCAGTGCCTTCCCCACATGCCCGGGAATGCATCGTGGGCCATCCAGTCTTCCAGGCTGGAGCCAAG GTGACCTTTCTGTTAGAGTTTGAATTTAGCTGCACCTTCCTCCTGGGCCAGGTCTTGGTGAGGCTGACTGCCAGTAG CAGTAGCCTGGAGAGAAATGAGACCCTTCAAGACAATACAGTTCAGACCTCTGCGTTCATCCGATACGAGCCTCACCTCATGTTCTCTAG tgagtccacTCTGCATCGATACGAGGTTCACCCTTACAGGACTCTCCCAGTGGGTCCTGGCCCTGAATTCAAAACCACTCTTCGG GTTCAGAACCTTGGCTGCCACATGGTCAGTGGTCTCATCATCTCAGCCCTCCTTCCAGCTGTAGCCCACGGGGGCAATTACTTCCTGTCACTATCTCAAGTCATCACTAGCAAT GCAAGCTGCACAGTGCAGAACCTGACTGAGCCCCCAGGACCTGCTGTGCACCCGGAGGAGCTACAGCACACAAGCAGACTG AACGGGAGTAACACTCAGTGTCAGGTTGTGAGGTGCCATCTCGGACAGCTGGCAAAGGGGACTGAGATCTCTGTTGGACTGCTGAGGCTGGTTCACAACGAATTCTTCCGGAGG
- the Itga10 gene encoding integrin alpha-10 isoform X3: MLIMVLASQVSAPHLIWMSITHAYSQGHQRLNLDTASYSMLGVDSDGCPTYMDVVIVLDGSNSIYPWSEVQTFLRRLVGRLFIDPEQIQVGLVQYGESPVHEWSLGDFRTKEEVVRAARNLSRREGRETRTAQAIMVACTEGFSQSRGGRPEAARLLVVVTDGESHDGEELPAALKACEAGRVTRYGIAVLGHYLRRQRDPSTFLREIRDIASDPDERFFFNVTDEAALTDIVDALGDRIFGLEGSRGENESSFGLEMSEIGFSIHRLQDGILFGMVGAYDWGGSVLWLEEGRRLFPPRTALEDEFPPALQNHAAYLGYSVSSMLLPGGRRLFLSGAPRFRHRGKVIAFQLKKDGALRVAQSLQGDQIGSYFGSELCPLDTDRDGITDVLLVAAPMFLGPQNKETGRVYVYVVGQQILLMLQGTLQPEHSQDSRFGFAMAALPDLNQDGFADVAVGAPLEDGHQGALYLYHGTQTGIRPHPTQRIAAVSMPQTLRYFGRSVDGRLDLDGDDLVDVAVGAHGAAILLSSQPIIHLLPTLDVVPPHISVVQKDCRRRGQEAACLTATLCFRVTSHTRGRWDRRFYIRFSASLDEWAAGARAAFDGSGQRLSPQQLQLSVGNVTCERLHFHVLETSDYLRPVALTVTFALDNTTKPGPVLDEGSPTSIRKLVPFSKDCGTDDECITDLVLQAHMDIRGSRKSPFVVHGGRQKLLVSATLENKKENAYNTSLSLRFSRNLHLASLTPQRAKSVRVECSVPSPHARECIVGHPVFQAGAKVTFLLEFEFSCTFLLGQVLVRLTASSSSLERNETLQDNTVQTSAFIRYEPHLMFSSESTLHRYEVHPYRTLPVGPGPEFKTTLRVQNLGCHMVSGLIISALLPAVAHGGNYFLSLSQVITSNASCTVQNLTEPPGPAVHPEELQHTSRLNGSNTQCQVVRCHLGQLAKGTEISVGLLRLVHNEFFRRAKFKSLTVVSTFKLETENGSVLQLTEASSGSESLLEVIQSRTTLISLWILIGSVLGGLLLLALLVFCLWKLGFFARKKIPKEEQTDEKLEQ, from the exons ATGCTAATTATGGTCCTGGCCTCCCAGGTCTCTGCTCCCCATTTAATCTGGATGAGCATCACCCACGCCTATTCACAGGGCCACCAGAGGCTGAATTTGGATACAGCGTCTTACAGCATGTTGGGGGTGGACAGCGATG GCTGTCCTACATACATGGATGTCGTCATTGTTTTGGATGGCTCCAATAGTATCTATCCCTGGTCTGAGGTCCAGACATTCCTTCGGAGGCTGGTAGGGAGGCTGTTTATTGATCCGGAGCAGATACAg GTAGGACTGGTACAGTATGGGGAGAGCCCTGTGCACGAGTGGTCCCTGGGAGATTTCCGAACCAAGGAAGAAGTTGTGAGAGCAGCAAGAAACCTGAGTCGGCGGGAGGGGCGAGAAACGAGAACTGCCCAAGCAATAATGGTGGCATG CACAGAAGGGTTCAGTCAGTCCCGGGGGGGCCGACCTGAGGCTGCAAGGCTGCTTGTGGTTGTCACTGATGGAGAATCCCATGATGGAGAGGAGCTTCCAGCAGCACTAAAGGCCTGTGAGGCTGGGAGAGTAACACGTTATGGGATTGCG gtccttggtcACTATCTCCGGCGACAGAGAGACCCCAGCACTTTTCTTCGGGAAATCAGAGACATTGCTAGTGATCCAGATGAGCGCTTCTTCTTCAACGTCACAGATGAGGCCGCACTGACAGACATTGTGGATGCATTGGGAGACCGAATTTTTGGTCTTGAAG GGTCCCGTGGAGAAAATGAAAGCTCCTTTGGACTAGAAATGTCTGAGATTGGCTTCTCCATCCACCGGCTGCAG GATGGGATTCTCTTTGGGATGGTGGGGGCCTATGACTGGGGGGGCTCGGTACTGTGGCTTGAAGAAGGTCGCCGCCTTTTCCCCCCACGAACGGCCCTAGAAGATGAGTTTCCCCCTGCATTGCAGAACCATGCAGCCTATCTGG GTTACTCTGTTTCCTCCATGCTTCTGCCCGGTGGACGTCGCCTCTTTCTCTCCGGGGCACCGAGGTTTAGACATCGAGGAAAAGTCATTGCCTTCCAGCTAAAGAAAGATGGGGCTCTGAGGGTCGCCCAGAGCCTCCAGGGGGATCAG ATTGGCTCATACTTCGGCAGTGAGCTCTGCCCATTGGATACAGACAGAGATGGGATAACTGATGTCTTACTTGTGGCGGCCCCGATGTTCCTGGGTCCCCAGAACAAAGAGACTGGacgtgtttatgtgtatgtagtaGGTCAG CAAATTTTGCTGATGCTCCAAGGAACTCTTCAGCCAGAACACTCCCAGGACTCTCGATTCGGCTTTGccatggctgctcttcctgatCTGAACCAAGATGGTTTCGCTGATGTGGCTGTGGGGGCACCCCTCGAGGATGGGCACCAGGGAGCACTGTACCTGtatcatggaacccagactggaATCAGGCCCCATCCTACCCAG cGGATTGCTGCTGTATCCATGCCACAGACCCTCCGCTACTTTGGCCGAAGTGTGGATGGCCGGCTAGATCTGGACGGAGATGATCTTGTAGATGTTGCTGTGGGCGCCCATGGAGCAGCCATCCTGCTCAG CTCCCAGCCCATCATACACCTGCTTCCAACCCTGGATGTGGTGCCACCCCACATCAGCGTGGTTCAGAAGGACTGTAGGCGAAGAGGCCAGGAAGCGGCCTGCCTGACTGCAACCCTGTGCTTCCGAGTGACCTCTCACACTCGTGGGCGCTGGGATCGCAGATTCT ATATACGGTTCTCAGCATCACTGGATGAGTGGGCAGCTGGGGCACGTGCAGCGTTTGATGGCTCTGGCCAGCGGCTGTCCCCTCAGCAGCTCCAGCTCAGTGTAGGGAATGTCACTTGTGAACGGCTGCACTTCCATGTACTG GAGACATCAGATTACCTCCGGCCAGTGGCCttgactgtgacctttgccttgGACAACACCACAAAGCCCGGGCCTGTGCTGGATGAGGGATCACCCACCTCTATCAGAAAGCTG GTCCCCTTCTCAAAAGACTGTGGAACTGACGATGAATGTATCACAGACCTGGTGCTTCAAGCTCATATGGACATCAGGGGCTCCAG GAAGTCCCCATTTGTGGTTCACGGTGGCAGACAGAAACTGCTGGTGTCGGCAACCCTGGAGAACAAGAAGGAAAATGCCTACAACACTAGCCTGAGTCTCAGGTTCTCTAGAAACCTCCACCTGGCCAGTCTTACTCCTCAG AGGGCCAAATCAGTGAGGGTGGAATGTTCAGTGCCTTCCCCACATGCCCGGGAATGCATCGTGGGCCATCCAGTCTTCCAGGCTGGAGCCAAG GTGACCTTTCTGTTAGAGTTTGAATTTAGCTGCACCTTCCTCCTGGGCCAGGTCTTGGTGAGGCTGACTGCCAGTAG CAGTAGCCTGGAGAGAAATGAGACCCTTCAAGACAATACAGTTCAGACCTCTGCGTTCATCCGATACGAGCCTCACCTCATGTTCTCTAG tgagtccacTCTGCATCGATACGAGGTTCACCCTTACAGGACTCTCCCAGTGGGTCCTGGCCCTGAATTCAAAACCACTCTTCGG GTTCAGAACCTTGGCTGCCACATGGTCAGTGGTCTCATCATCTCAGCCCTCCTTCCAGCTGTAGCCCACGGGGGCAATTACTTCCTGTCACTATCTCAAGTCATCACTAGCAAT GCAAGCTGCACAGTGCAGAACCTGACTGAGCCCCCAGGACCTGCTGTGCACCCGGAGGAGCTACAGCACACAAGCAGACTG AACGGGAGTAACACTCAGTGTCAGGTTGTGAGGTGCCATCTCGGACAGCTGGCAAAGGGGACTGAGATCTCTGTTGGACTGCTGAGGCTGGTTCACAACGAATTCTTCCGGAGG
- the Itga10 gene encoding integrin alpha-10 isoform X1, translating to MLVGAPWDGPSGDRRGDVYRCSIGGSHSAPCAKGHLGDYQLGNSSQPAVNMHLGMSLLETHGDGGFMACAPLWSRACGSSVFSSGICAHVDASFQPRGSLAPTAQRCPTYMDVVIVLDGSNSIYPWSEVQTFLRRLVGRLFIDPEQIQVGLVQYGESPVHEWSLGDFRTKEEVVRAARNLSRREGRETRTAQAIMVACTEGFSQSRGGRPEAARLLVVVTDGESHDGEELPAALKACEAGRVTRYGIAVLGHYLRRQRDPSTFLREIRDIASDPDERFFFNVTDEAALTDIVDALGDRIFGLEGSRGENESSFGLEMSEIGFSIHRLQDGILFGMVGAYDWGGSVLWLEEGRRLFPPRTALEDEFPPALQNHAAYLGYSVSSMLLPGGRRLFLSGAPRFRHRGKVIAFQLKKDGALRVAQSLQGDQIGSYFGSELCPLDTDRDGITDVLLVAAPMFLGPQNKETGRVYVYVVGQQILLMLQGTLQPEHSQDSRFGFAMAALPDLNQDGFADVAVGAPLEDGHQGALYLYHGTQTGIRPHPTQRIAAVSMPQTLRYFGRSVDGRLDLDGDDLVDVAVGAHGAAILLSSQPIIHLLPTLDVVPPHISVVQKDCRRRGQEAACLTATLCFRVTSHTRGRWDRRFYIRFSASLDEWAAGARAAFDGSGQRLSPQQLQLSVGNVTCERLHFHVLETSDYLRPVALTVTFALDNTTKPGPVLDEGSPTSIRKLVPFSKDCGTDDECITDLVLQAHMDIRGSRKSPFVVHGGRQKLLVSATLENKKENAYNTSLSLRFSRNLHLASLTPQRAKSVRVECSVPSPHARECIVGHPVFQAGAKVTFLLEFEFSCTFLLGQVLVRLTASSSSLERNETLQDNTVQTSAFIRYEPHLMFSSESTLHRYEVHPYRTLPVGPGPEFKTTLRVQNLGCHMVSGLIISALLPAVAHGGNYFLSLSQVITSNASCTVQNLTEPPGPAVHPEELQHTSRLNGSNTQCQVVRCHLGQLAKGTEISVGLLRLVHNEFFRRAKFKSLTVVSTFKLETENGSVLQLTEASSGSESLLEVIQSRTTLISLWILIGSVLGGLLLLALLVFCLWKLGFFARKKIPKEEQTDEKLEQ from the exons ATGCTGGTGGGCGCCCCTTGGGATGGGCCTTCAGGTGACCGGCGGGGGGATGTTTATCGCTGCTCTATAGGGGGATCCCACAGTGCCCCATGTGCCAAGGGCCACCTGG GTGACTATCAACTGGGAAATTCATCTCAGCCTGCCGTGAATATGCACCTCGGCATGTCTCTGCTAGAGACACATGGTGATGGGGGATTTATG GCCTGTGCCCCTCTCTGGTCGCGTGCTTGTGGCAGCTCTGTCTTCAGTTCTGGAATATGTGCCCATGTGGATGCTTCATTTCAGCCCCGGGGAAGCCTGGCACCTACTGCCCAAC GCTGTCCTACATACATGGATGTCGTCATTGTTTTGGATGGCTCCAATAGTATCTATCCCTGGTCTGAGGTCCAGACATTCCTTCGGAGGCTGGTAGGGAGGCTGTTTATTGATCCGGAGCAGATACAg GTAGGACTGGTACAGTATGGGGAGAGCCCTGTGCACGAGTGGTCCCTGGGAGATTTCCGAACCAAGGAAGAAGTTGTGAGAGCAGCAAGAAACCTGAGTCGGCGGGAGGGGCGAGAAACGAGAACTGCCCAAGCAATAATGGTGGCATG CACAGAAGGGTTCAGTCAGTCCCGGGGGGGCCGACCTGAGGCTGCAAGGCTGCTTGTGGTTGTCACTGATGGAGAATCCCATGATGGAGAGGAGCTTCCAGCAGCACTAAAGGCCTGTGAGGCTGGGAGAGTAACACGTTATGGGATTGCG gtccttggtcACTATCTCCGGCGACAGAGAGACCCCAGCACTTTTCTTCGGGAAATCAGAGACATTGCTAGTGATCCAGATGAGCGCTTCTTCTTCAACGTCACAGATGAGGCCGCACTGACAGACATTGTGGATGCATTGGGAGACCGAATTTTTGGTCTTGAAG GGTCCCGTGGAGAAAATGAAAGCTCCTTTGGACTAGAAATGTCTGAGATTGGCTTCTCCATCCACCGGCTGCAG GATGGGATTCTCTTTGGGATGGTGGGGGCCTATGACTGGGGGGGCTCGGTACTGTGGCTTGAAGAAGGTCGCCGCCTTTTCCCCCCACGAACGGCCCTAGAAGATGAGTTTCCCCCTGCATTGCAGAACCATGCAGCCTATCTGG GTTACTCTGTTTCCTCCATGCTTCTGCCCGGTGGACGTCGCCTCTTTCTCTCCGGGGCACCGAGGTTTAGACATCGAGGAAAAGTCATTGCCTTCCAGCTAAAGAAAGATGGGGCTCTGAGGGTCGCCCAGAGCCTCCAGGGGGATCAG ATTGGCTCATACTTCGGCAGTGAGCTCTGCCCATTGGATACAGACAGAGATGGGATAACTGATGTCTTACTTGTGGCGGCCCCGATGTTCCTGGGTCCCCAGAACAAAGAGACTGGacgtgtttatgtgtatgtagtaGGTCAG CAAATTTTGCTGATGCTCCAAGGAACTCTTCAGCCAGAACACTCCCAGGACTCTCGATTCGGCTTTGccatggctgctcttcctgatCTGAACCAAGATGGTTTCGCTGATGTGGCTGTGGGGGCACCCCTCGAGGATGGGCACCAGGGAGCACTGTACCTGtatcatggaacccagactggaATCAGGCCCCATCCTACCCAG cGGATTGCTGCTGTATCCATGCCACAGACCCTCCGCTACTTTGGCCGAAGTGTGGATGGCCGGCTAGATCTGGACGGAGATGATCTTGTAGATGTTGCTGTGGGCGCCCATGGAGCAGCCATCCTGCTCAG CTCCCAGCCCATCATACACCTGCTTCCAACCCTGGATGTGGTGCCACCCCACATCAGCGTGGTTCAGAAGGACTGTAGGCGAAGAGGCCAGGAAGCGGCCTGCCTGACTGCAACCCTGTGCTTCCGAGTGACCTCTCACACTCGTGGGCGCTGGGATCGCAGATTCT ATATACGGTTCTCAGCATCACTGGATGAGTGGGCAGCTGGGGCACGTGCAGCGTTTGATGGCTCTGGCCAGCGGCTGTCCCCTCAGCAGCTCCAGCTCAGTGTAGGGAATGTCACTTGTGAACGGCTGCACTTCCATGTACTG GAGACATCAGATTACCTCCGGCCAGTGGCCttgactgtgacctttgccttgGACAACACCACAAAGCCCGGGCCTGTGCTGGATGAGGGATCACCCACCTCTATCAGAAAGCTG GTCCCCTTCTCAAAAGACTGTGGAACTGACGATGAATGTATCACAGACCTGGTGCTTCAAGCTCATATGGACATCAGGGGCTCCAG GAAGTCCCCATTTGTGGTTCACGGTGGCAGACAGAAACTGCTGGTGTCGGCAACCCTGGAGAACAAGAAGGAAAATGCCTACAACACTAGCCTGAGTCTCAGGTTCTCTAGAAACCTCCACCTGGCCAGTCTTACTCCTCAG AGGGCCAAATCAGTGAGGGTGGAATGTTCAGTGCCTTCCCCACATGCCCGGGAATGCATCGTGGGCCATCCAGTCTTCCAGGCTGGAGCCAAG GTGACCTTTCTGTTAGAGTTTGAATTTAGCTGCACCTTCCTCCTGGGCCAGGTCTTGGTGAGGCTGACTGCCAGTAG CAGTAGCCTGGAGAGAAATGAGACCCTTCAAGACAATACAGTTCAGACCTCTGCGTTCATCCGATACGAGCCTCACCTCATGTTCTCTAG tgagtccacTCTGCATCGATACGAGGTTCACCCTTACAGGACTCTCCCAGTGGGTCCTGGCCCTGAATTCAAAACCACTCTTCGG GTTCAGAACCTTGGCTGCCACATGGTCAGTGGTCTCATCATCTCAGCCCTCCTTCCAGCTGTAGCCCACGGGGGCAATTACTTCCTGTCACTATCTCAAGTCATCACTAGCAAT GCAAGCTGCACAGTGCAGAACCTGACTGAGCCCCCAGGACCTGCTGTGCACCCGGAGGAGCTACAGCACACAAGCAGACTG AACGGGAGTAACACTCAGTGTCAGGTTGTGAGGTGCCATCTCGGACAGCTGGCAAAGGGGACTGAGATCTCTGTTGGACTGCTGAGGCTGGTTCACAACGAATTCTTCCGGAGG